The following coding sequences lie in one Vanacampus margaritifer isolate UIUO_Vmar chromosome 16, RoL_Vmar_1.0, whole genome shotgun sequence genomic window:
- the LOC144036744 gene encoding vascular endothelial zinc finger 1-like, which translates to MEASWSTFLFQQANEALHHQHQVAQNSLLPLLNAGSEPIDQKPVLPIQMDQKNPSIALDLLKDNVTSGGRPPVPVIKKEHKGKTPFVCGYCNKAFRDSYHLRRHESSHTGIKMVSRPKKIAQTAPTMVPMISTMQRENNGNVSYISTAAGIFSTATTSVSSGASIMTSAMGNISHHQQTVPKKPAKPVKKNHGCEMCGKAFRDVYHLNRHKLSHSDEKPFECPICHQRFKRKDRMTYHVRSHDGGVHKPYVCSVCGKGFSRPDHLSCHVKHVHSSERPFKCQVTACTSAFATKDRLRSHMIRHEGKVTCSICGKMLSAAYITSHLKTHGQTNFNSCKDEVCNSASATPVTVSAPITTAMNRGNSNNNNNAVTIAAQMNISTNTVNITSPVSLQHPLTIGPVNIATASMNIAHPVAITTPMPMNIAGPLNIAMRPVDSMPFLSQVLPSSPPW; encoded by the exons CAGGCCAATGAAGCCCTCCACCATCAGCACCAGGTGGCCCAAAACAGCCTGCTGCCCCTTCTCAACGCAGGAAGTGAACCAATCGACCAAAAGCCTGTGCTGCCCATCCAAATGGACCAGAAGAACCCATCCATTGCCCTGGATCTCCTTAAAGACAATGTGACCAGTGGAGGACGGCCACCAGTGCCTGTGATAAAGAAGGAGCACAAAGGCAAAACGCCGTTCGTTTGTGGCTACTGCAACAAAGCCTTCCGTGACAGCTACCACCTGCGGCGCCATGAGTCCAGCCACACGGGCATCAAAATGGTGTCGCGGCCAAAGAAGATCGCCCAGACCGCTCCAACCATGGTGCCAATGATCTCGACGATGCAGCGGGAGAACAACGGAAATGTTTCTTACATCTCCACGGCGGCGGGCATCTTTTCCACAGCGACCACGTCCGTCTCTTCAGGCGCGAGCATAATGACTTCTGCAATGGGCAACATATCGCACCACCAGCAGACTGTCCCGAAGAAACCCGCCAAACCTGTCAAGAAAAACCACGGTTGTGAGATGTGCGGCAAGGCCTTCCGTGATGTTTACCATTTGAATCGCCACAAGCTGTCCCATTCGGACGAAAAACCTTTCGAGTGCCCCATTTGCCACCAGCGGTTTAAAAGGAAGGACCGAATGACCTACCATGTCCGGTCTCACGATGGCGGAGTCCATAAGCCCTACGTGTGTTCCGTCTGTGGGAAAGGTTTTTCCAG GCCCGATCACTTGAGTTGTCACGTGAAGCATGTTCATTCTTCTGAACGACCGTTCAAATGTCAAGTGACG GCGTGTACCTCTGCTTTTGCCACCAAAGACCGACTGCGTTCTCACATGATCAGACACGAGGGAAAGGTGACCTGCAGCATCTGCGGGAAGATGTTGAGTGCCGCGTACATCACCAGCCACTTGAAGACTCACgggcaaaccaacttcaactcCTGCAAAG ACGAGGTCTGCAACTCTGCCTCTGCTACACCCGTGACCGTTTCCGCTCCCATCACCACGGCGATGAATCGGGGCAActccaacaataacaacaacgcCGTCACCATAGCGGCGCAAATGAACATTAGTACCAACACGGTCAACATCACGTCGCCGGTCAGCCTTCAGCACCCGCTCACCATCGGGCCCGTCAACATCGCCACCGCGTCCATGAATATTGCCCACCCGGTTGCAATAACCACCCCCATGCCAATGAATATCGCCGGCCCACTTAACATTGCCATGAGGCCGGTGGATAGCATGCCTTTCTTGTCCCAAGTCTTGCCGTCTTCCCCACCTTGgtaa